Genomic window (Vibrio pomeroyi):
CTAAAAGCACTTCTTGAAGCGAAGAAGCCAGTACTTTATGTCGGCGGTGGTGCGGTTATCTCTGAGGCAGACCAACAGCTCATTAAATTGGCTGAAGCACTGAATTTACCCGTTGTAAGCACCCTAATGGGTCTTGGTGCCTTCCCGGGCACTCACAAGAACTCTTTGGGTATGTTGGGCATGCACGGTTTGTATGAAGCCAATATGGCGATGCACAATGCCGACCTTATCTTTGGTGTTGGTGTACGTTTTGATGACCGTACTACTAATAATCTAGACAAGTACTGTCCGAATGCAAAGATTATGCACATTGATATCGATCCATCGTCGATCTCTAAGAACGTTAAAGTGGATCTACCGATTGTAGGTTCTGCAGAAAAAGTACTAGAGAGCATGGTGAACCTGCTGATTGAGCAAGGTGGCACTAACGATGCTGAAGCGATGGAAAGCTGGTGGAGTGAGATCAAACAGTGGCAAGAGCGTGATTGCTTAGCTTATGAGAAATCTTCTGAGCGCATTAAGCCGCAACAAGTTATTGAAACACTGCACAAAGTAACCAATGGCGACGCGTACGTTGCTTCGGATGTTGGTCAGCACCAGATGTTTGCTGCATTGTACTACCCATTCAACAAACCACGCCGTTGGATTAACTCAGGCGGTCTAGGCACCATGGGCTTTGGTCTACCTGCTGGTATGGGTGTTAAGTTTGCTAAGCCAGACGAAGAAGTGGTTGTTGTAACGGGCGACGGCAGTATTCAAATGAATATCCAAGAGCTGTCGACGGCACTGCAATACAATATCCCGGTTAAGATTATTAACCTGAACAACCGTTTCTTAGGAATGGTTAAACAGTGGCAAGACATTGTTTATCAAGGTCGTCACTCTAACTCATATATGGACTCTGTTCCTGATTTTGCTGCAATTGCGGAGGCTTATGGCCACGTAGGTATGCGCATTTCATCTCCGGATGAATTGGAATCAGGTTTGGAAAAAGCACTAGCGATGAAAGACCGTTTGGTATTTGTCGATATCAGTGTTGATGACACCGAGCACGTATACCCAATGCAGATCAAAGGCGAGGGTATGGATAACATGTGGCTAAGCAAAACGGAGAGAACATAATATGAGACACATTATTTCACTACTAATGGAAAACCAACCGGGTGCGCTTTCTCGTGTGGTTGGCTTGTTTTCTCAACGTGGCTATAACATCGAGTCGTTGAACGTATCTCCAACCGATGATCCGACACTCTCTCGTTTGAACGTGACAACTAACTCAAGCGAAATGCAGCTTGAGCAGATCCAGAAGCAGCTGCATAAGCTGATCGATGTACTTAAGGTACAAGAGGTCTCTGAGCTTGAGCACATTGAACGTGAACTTCTGATGGTAAAAGTACGTGCGAGCGGTTTTGCTCGTGCAGAAGTGAAGCGTACAGCGGATATTTTCCGTGGTCAGATCGTTGATGTGACAGCTTCTCAATATACGGTGCAAATGGCCGGTACGAGTGAGAAGCTTGATGCTTTCATTCAGGCTTTGTCTGAAGTAACGGAAGTACTTGAGGTAGCGCGAAGTGGCGTGGTTGGTATCGCTCGTGGTGAACGAGCGCTGAAAGCCTAGACAATAAGTCTTTATAAAATAGCTTTAAAGCCGCTTTTTTAAGCGGCTTTTATTTTGTTAATTTTTTAGAGTGCTATAATCCCGCGCTCGACTTCCATTCACCTGAGTTAGCAATGAGAACTAAAAAATCAATAATTACATTGCTGATTATCTCTATCACACTGTCTTCTGCTGTAGGGCTGTATTATTTACAACGCTATCAAGACGTTAAAACTCAGAGTTTTAATGAGTCGGCAAAACAAGCCCTTCATCAATTGGTCTACGCTGAACGAGACTACAACCTTCTAAAATCTCAATTAGTCTCTGTTATGGAGCTACTCAGCCATAGCCAAAGCTTAGTTAATTTCGCCTCTTCTCCATCAGACCAAACCAAAAACCTGCTTGAAGAAGTGTGGCAGTCTGTTCTAGTGAACCAAAAATGGTACACACAAATTCATCTACTTGATATCGCAGGTAAAGAGCTGGTGCGTGTGAACTATTCGTCTGCAACAGGCGAGGTGACGTTACCTCAGCACCTACAAGATAGATCAGAATCGAGTTACTACCAATTCGCGCAAGGCTTGGAACATGAAGAGATTGGCGGCTGGGGAATAGAGCTTGAAATCGAGCACGGCGAGTTAACCTATCCTTATAAACCTGTTCTGCGAGTCTTCACTCCCGTTGAAACACCAGAAAAGCGTGTCGGCTATCTTGTGATTAATTTGGATGTTTGGGGACTGTCTTCACGTCTTAATTTCTCTCCGGATTATGATTTTCGATCAGAGGTCGTCAATGAGTCGGGTTATTACATTGCGAGTAACAACAGCAGTAAGCTTTTTGGTGATTCCGTTCCAGAGAGAAAGAGCTTCAACTTAAAAAATATCGCACCCAAGACATGGGAAGCGATTTCTCGTGAACAAATGGGCACTGCATTTGAAGACGGTAACCTGTTCGCGTTTAACACCGTCAAGCTCGCGAATAATCAAAAGATGCACCTGTTGATCCACCTGAACGAGAAGCAGCTTCTTGATCGCGCTGAGCGTGATTTGAATGATCTTGCCCACGAAGAGATCATTGTTCTATTTACCGTTCTGATTTTCGCCTTTCCATTTGCTTATCTGGTTACGCACTATCGACGTCGTAGCTTAGAAAGTAAATTAGCACGTGCGGCATTGAACGGCATGTCGGCAGTGATGATCTCTGACAAGCAACATCGCGCCATGATGATCAATAACGAATTTGAAAACATGACGGGTTACAGTAAAAAGCAAGTCATCGGCCACAATGCCTTGCAGCTGTTGTTGGAAAATACTGAGCAGGCACTCTCTAGTGAATCTATCTGGCAGCACCTAGAGCAAGAGGAAGTGTGGGAGGGAGAGGTGCTGTGTAAGAACAAGCTTCGTATTCCTTTTACTGCCATCATGCGAGTCCATGCGGTCAAAAACAATTCGGGTAAAGTGAGCTATTACATTACTTCGTTGGTTGATATCTCGGTAAGGAAAGAGCTTGAAGTGCGCCTGCGTTTTCTGAGTGAGCGAGATGCTTTGAGTAACCTCTGGAACCGACGCAAGTTCGAAGAACAACTGGCTTACTATTCTCGTTTGGTTGAGCGTTATCCTAATGAAGCCACCACTTGTTTAGCCTTAGTCGATATCGATAACTTTAAGCGAATCAATGACGAGCTTGGCCACGATGAAGGCGATCGCGTGATTGCGCGCGTTGCTGGGCTCCTACAAGATAGCCTTCGCAGTACCGATTTTGTTGCTCGTGTTGGAGGAGAAGAGTTCGCATTGCTGATGCCACACACGTCTCTGCCGGAAGCGAAGCGCGTATTGGACCGATTGCGAATTGAGATAGAGTTAGCCGCTGGTACTAAGGTGACGGTGAGTGTTGGCTTTACGGATTTAACCAGTAACAGCACCCGTTCATACAAATGTGCTGATGTCGGGCTTTATGAATCAAAGTCCTCTGGTCGCAATACGGTCTCTATGTGTCCTAGCCATGCTGATGTTGCCTAGTTTTCTGCCTATTTAGTTTCTTTCTTCTGTCTGATTAGTCTCTTTAAACTGCTTTCTGATTGATTTTTCCTTCCCTTCTTTTTATTAGGAATCTCACTTTTGAGCGACCTATGTCACAAAATCTATACAGTTAGACTAAAGTCTAATGTTGGCGATAATTTGAGCTAAACTGAACAATAAGTAAACTACCTTGCTTCAAATTACATCGTGCTTAACGGTGTAATAAATAGAGTGTTTACCAGATGTAAAAGGATGACACCGTTAACTTAATTCAACTGATTAGCTAGCTTTTTCAATTAGTTGAAAGGCAGCAGTAGAATTAGGTTAGCTGGAGCAAGAGTTTGGGGATCATACAGTCTGGTTAAAAGAGGCGTGGTATGTTTGTCGATTTTTTAGTGAGGTTAACCATAGGCACATTAGCCATTCTTGGCTTTCAATTGAGTGCTTTGTATTTTTTACCTATGGTTGTGCTGCTCAATACTCATCACAAAGAGTTTTTTGGGTGGTAGTTCAGTTGTAATGCTGGAAACAAAAAACGGAGCCATTGGGCTCCGTTTTTATTTAGTTAGAAACTACTTTAGCGTTATGCCGCTTCGATAACTTCTTCAATTCGTTTCATTGAACCTAGCAGGTGTTGATCAAGTAGCTCAGTCGCTTGCTCTACATTTTTAGACAGTACTAGCTTCATGATCATTTCGTGCTCATCAATATTGAACAGATCATCAGACGCGCTTTCAGCAGACATCGCTAAGAAGCGGTAACGTTTTACTTGGTTGATAAGGTCATCAAAGAACTTAAACATGTTCTCTGAATCAGCGCCTTCAAGTAACGCAACGTGGAATTGTTGGTGACGCTCTTCCCACTCAACACAATCAAATTCTTCTGATACGTGCTGTACTCGTGACAGTTTATGGTAAGACGTAAGTACATCTAGTTCCCAGCTTTCATCACCCGCTGAAATCGCCTTTTTGAGTAGAACAGAAGAGACAACACGAAGGCTTTCGTATAGGTCATTCAGTTCTTTCTTTGATACAGGAGATACCCAGCAGCCTTTTTGTGGCTCAAGCTTTACGTATTTGCTCCAAGATAATTGTACCAAGGCTTCGCGAATTGGAGATGCGCCTACGTTGTATCGTGCTTTTAGATCAGCAACAACGAGTTTTTGGCCTGGGGTTAACTCACCATTAAGAATATCTTGGCGAATCATCTTTGATACTTTG
Coding sequences:
- a CDS encoding acetolactate synthase 3 large subunit, whose protein sequence is MTTKPETAMLSGAEMVVQSLIEEGVEQIFGYPGGSVLDIYDALHAKTAEIKHVLVRHEQAATHMADGYTRSTGKPGVVLVCSGPGATNTVTGIATAYMDSIPMIVISGNVPNNLIGNDAFQECDIVGVSRPIVKHSFLVKKAEDIPEVVKKAFYISTTGRPGPVVIDLPKDILNPQIKLPYEYPETIKMRSYNPTVTGHKGQIKKALKALLEAKKPVLYVGGGAVISEADQQLIKLAEALNLPVVSTLMGLGAFPGTHKNSLGMLGMHGLYEANMAMHNADLIFGVGVRFDDRTTNNLDKYCPNAKIMHIDIDPSSISKNVKVDLPIVGSAEKVLESMVNLLIEQGGTNDAEAMESWWSEIKQWQERDCLAYEKSSERIKPQQVIETLHKVTNGDAYVASDVGQHQMFAALYYPFNKPRRWINSGGLGTMGFGLPAGMGVKFAKPDEEVVVVTGDGSIQMNIQELSTALQYNIPVKIINLNNRFLGMVKQWQDIVYQGRHSNSYMDSVPDFAAIAEAYGHVGMRISSPDELESGLEKALAMKDRLVFVDISVDDTEHVYPMQIKGEGMDNMWLSKTERT
- the ilvN gene encoding acetolactate synthase small subunit, with the protein product MRHIISLLMENQPGALSRVVGLFSQRGYNIESLNVSPTDDPTLSRLNVTTNSSEMQLEQIQKQLHKLIDVLKVQEVSELEHIERELLMVKVRASGFARAEVKRTADIFRGQIVDVTASQYTVQMAGTSEKLDAFIQALSEVTEVLEVARSGVVGIARGERALKA
- a CDS encoding sensor domain-containing diguanylate cyclase, translated to MRTKKSIITLLIISITLSSAVGLYYLQRYQDVKTQSFNESAKQALHQLVYAERDYNLLKSQLVSVMELLSHSQSLVNFASSPSDQTKNLLEEVWQSVLVNQKWYTQIHLLDIAGKELVRVNYSSATGEVTLPQHLQDRSESSYYQFAQGLEHEEIGGWGIELEIEHGELTYPYKPVLRVFTPVETPEKRVGYLVINLDVWGLSSRLNFSPDYDFRSEVVNESGYYIASNNSSKLFGDSVPERKSFNLKNIAPKTWEAISREQMGTAFEDGNLFAFNTVKLANNQKMHLLIHLNEKQLLDRAERDLNDLAHEEIIVLFTVLIFAFPFAYLVTHYRRRSLESKLARAALNGMSAVMISDKQHRAMMINNEFENMTGYSKKQVIGHNALQLLLENTEQALSSESIWQHLEQEEVWEGEVLCKNKLRIPFTAIMRVHAVKNNSGKVSYYITSLVDISVRKELEVRLRFLSERDALSNLWNRRKFEEQLAYYSRLVERYPNEATTCLALVDIDNFKRINDELGHDEGDRVIARVAGLLQDSLRSTDFVARVGGEEFALLMPHTSLPEAKRVLDRLRIEIELAAGTKVTVSVGFTDLTSNSTRSYKCADVGLYESKSSGRNTVSMCPSHADVA
- a CDS encoding FCD domain-containing protein — its product is MIRQDILNGELTPGQKLVVADLKARYNVGASPIREALVQLSWSKYVKLEPQKGCWVSPVSKKELNDLYESLRVVSSVLLKKAISAGDESWELDVLTSYHKLSRVQHVSEEFDCVEWEERHQQFHVALLEGADSENMFKFFDDLINQVKRYRFLAMSAESASDDLFNIDEHEMIMKLVLSKNVEQATELLDQHLLGSMKRIEEVIEAA